In Paracoccaceae bacterium Fryx2, a single genomic region encodes these proteins:
- a CDS encoding sarcosine oxidase subunit alpha family protein encodes MRIDGKGLIDRTSPLRFRFDGTEYQGFAGDTLASALLANGVRLVGRSFKYHRPRGVLALGSEEPNALVEIIEDRQQTPNVRATVQEVFEGLEAKSQSRWPSLRHDVLAVNDLAAPLLTAGFYYKTFMWPRAFWKRVYEPLIRRAAGLGSLSGRHDEADYEKAHAFCDLLVIGAGPAGLMAALTAGRAGADVILADEDARMGGRLLAESAPVGGMAGADWMAGVLAELAEMPNVRLMPRTTVTGAYDQGTYGALERVGLHLPARPGLPRECFWRIVARQAVLAAGALERPIAFADNDRPGIMLAGAVRGYLNRYGVAPGRCVTVFANNDDARRTARDLMAAGVTVAAIVDSRPDARAEEDCPVYLGATVTGSGGRLGLEWISVAHKGGVMRLQTDCLALSGGWNPTLHLTCHMNGRPVWDEALATFVPASGAVPGLEAAGAAAGRFSTAACLADGVAVAGRALAALGLAVPDMALPEAEGAEASVTALWAVPGKGRAWLDFANDVTVKDVRLAAQENYASVEHMKRYTTQGMAPDQGKNSSIGALAVLADATGRGIPQTGTTTFRPPFSPVSIAAMGAGGRGAGFAPQRFMTSHAASVERGAPMIEAGLWYRPSYFPRRGETTWREACDREVAMVRGTVGVADVSTLGKIDLQGADAARFLDLVYTNTFSTLPVGRVRYGLMLREDGMVLDDGTTARLGDHHFLMTTTTAAAGQVMRHLDFVQQAFCADWDLRTISVTESWAQFAVAGPLARVLVNSVLDAAVSLPFMACGAVSLSGVEGRLFRISFSGEEGYEIAVPARYGEALFRDLLARAETLGGGAYGMEALNVLRIEKGFITHAEIHGRVTAFDIGLGRMVAQGKDCIGKAASLRPGLSGPGREQMVGLRPVADAVLTAGAHLYTPGDEPTRENDQGYVTSVGPSPTLGGWVGLGFLKNGRARHGETVRLMDRLRGIDILCEVTDPVFHDKEGVILRA; translated from the coding sequence ATGAGGATCGACGGCAAGGGGCTGATCGACCGCACGTCGCCACTGCGTTTCCGCTTTGACGGGACCGAGTATCAGGGGTTTGCGGGCGATACTCTGGCCTCGGCGCTGCTGGCCAACGGGGTCAGGCTGGTCGGGCGCAGCTTCAAGTATCACCGTCCGCGCGGCGTGCTGGCGCTGGGGTCCGAGGAACCGAACGCGCTGGTAGAGATCATCGAGGACCGCCAGCAGACGCCCAACGTGCGCGCCACGGTGCAGGAGGTGTTCGAGGGGCTGGAGGCGAAAAGCCAGAGCCGCTGGCCGTCGCTGCGGCACGACGTGCTGGCGGTCAACGATCTGGCCGCGCCGCTGCTGACAGCCGGGTTCTACTACAAGACCTTCATGTGGCCGCGTGCCTTCTGGAAGCGGGTCTACGAGCCGCTGATCCGCCGGGCCGCGGGCCTTGGCAGCCTGTCGGGGCGGCATGACGAGGCCGATTATGAAAAGGCCCATGCCTTCTGCGACCTGCTGGTGATCGGCGCCGGGCCTGCCGGGCTGATGGCGGCGCTGACCGCCGGGCGGGCCGGGGCCGATGTGATCCTGGCCGACGAGGATGCCCGGATGGGCGGCCGCCTGCTGGCCGAAAGCGCGCCGGTCGGCGGCATGGCGGGGGCGGACTGGATGGCGGGGGTGCTGGCCGAACTGGCCGAGATGCCCAACGTGCGGCTGATGCCGCGCACCACGGTCACCGGCGCTTACGATCAGGGCACCTACGGCGCGCTGGAACGGGTGGGGCTGCACCTGCCCGCCCGCCCCGGCCTGCCGCGCGAATGCTTCTGGCGCATCGTCGCCCGGCAGGCCGTGCTGGCGGCGGGGGCGCTGGAACGCCCGATCGCCTTTGCCGACAACGACCGGCCGGGGATCATGCTGGCCGGCGCGGTGCGCGGCTACCTGAACCGTTACGGCGTGGCGCCCGGGCGGTGCGTCACGGTCTTTGCCAACAACGACGACGCAAGGCGCACCGCGCGCGACCTGATGGCGGCGGGGGTTACGGTCGCGGCGATCGTCGACAGCCGCCCCGATGCGCGGGCGGAGGAGGATTGCCCCGTCTACCTCGGCGCCACCGTCACCGGCAGCGGCGGGCGGCTGGGGCTGGAGTGGATCAGCGTGGCCCACAAGGGCGGGGTGATGCGGCTGCAAACCGACTGCCTGGCGCTTTCGGGCGGCTGGAACCCGACGCTGCACCTGACCTGCCACATGAACGGGCGGCCGGTGTGGGACGAGGCGCTGGCGACCTTCGTGCCTGCATCGGGCGCCGTGCCGGGGCTGGAGGCTGCCGGGGCGGCGGCGGGGCGGTTCTCCACCGCCGCCTGTCTGGCGGATGGCGTGGCCGTGGCGGGCCGGGCGCTGGCGGCGCTGGGCCTTGCCGTGCCCGACATGGCGCTGCCCGAGGCCGAGGGGGCGGAGGCATCTGTCACCGCACTTTGGGCGGTGCCGGGCAAGGGGCGGGCGTGGCTCGACTTTGCCAATGACGTGACGGTGAAGGACGTGAGGCTGGCAGCGCAGGAAAACTACGCCAGCGTCGAGCACATGAAGCGCTACACCACGCAGGGCATGGCACCCGATCAGGGCAAGAATTCCAGCATCGGCGCGCTGGCGGTGCTGGCCGATGCCACCGGGCGCGGCATCCCGCAGACCGGGACGACGACCTTCCGCCCGCCGTTCAGCCCGGTGTCCATCGCCGCGATGGGGGCGGGCGGCCGGGGGGCAGGCTTTGCGCCGCAGCGTTTCATGACCTCGCACGCCGCCTCGGTCGAGCGCGGCGCGCCGATGATCGAGGCCGGGCTCTGGTATCGCCCGAGCTACTTCCCGCGCCGGGGCGAGACGACCTGGCGCGAGGCCTGCGACCGCGAGGTGGCCATGGTGCGCGGCACGGTCGGGGTGGCCGATGTCTCGACCCTTGGCAAGATCGACCTGCAAGGCGCTGATGCGGCACGGTTTCTCGATCTGGTCTATACCAACACCTTTTCCACCCTGCCGGTGGGCCGGGTGCGCTATGGCCTGATGCTGCGCGAGGATGGCATGGTGCTGGACGACGGCACCACCGCAAGGCTGGGCGACCACCATTTCCTGATGACCACCACCACCGCCGCCGCCGGGCAGGTGATGCGGCACCTTGATTTCGTGCAGCAGGCCTTCTGCGCCGACTGGGATCTGCGCACGATCTCGGTCACCGAAAGCTGGGCGCAGTTTGCCGTGGCCGGGCCGCTGGCACGGGTGCTGGTCAACAGCGTGCTGGATGCGGCGGTCTCGCTGCCCTTCATGGCCTGCGGGGCGGTCAGCCTGTCGGGCGTGGAAGGGCGGCTGTTCCGCATCTCTTTTTCCGGCGAGGAGGGGTATGAGATCGCGGTTCCCGCCCGTTACGGCGAGGCGCTGTTCCGCGACCTTCTGGCGCGGGCCGAAACCCTGGGCGGCGGTGCCTACGGCATGGAGGCGCTGAACGTGCTGCGGATCGAGAAGGGCTTCATCACCCATGCAGAGATTCACGGCCGGGTGACGGCCTTCGACATCGGTCTGGGCCGGATGGTGGCGCAGGGCAAGGATTGCATCGGCAAGGCGGCGTCACTTCGCCCCGGCCTTTCGGGGCCCGGGCGCGAGCAGATGGTCGGCCTGCGCCCGGTGGCCGATGCCGTGCTGACGGCGGGGGCGCATCTTTACACCCCCGGCGACGAGCCGACGCGCGAAAATGATCAGGGCTATGTCACTTCGGTCGGCCCGTCGCCGACGCTGGGGGGCTGGGTCGGGCTGGGTTTCCTGAAGAACGGCCGTGCGCGACATGGCGAGACCGTCCGCCTGATGGACCGCCTGCGCGGCATCGACATCCTGTGCGAGGTCACCGACCCCGTGTTTCATGACAAGGAAGGGGTGATCCTCCGTGCCTAG
- a CDS encoding sarcosine oxidase subunit beta family protein, whose product MRYSGLKVISEGLFGNRGWKPAWRDPAPKPAYDAIIIGGGGHGLATAYYLAKNHGLTNIAVLEKGYLGSGNIGRNTTIVRANYLLQGNSEFYSHSMKLWEGLSADLNFNVMHSQRGLINLFHSDGQRDAFARRGNMMISQGDDAELLDREGVRSYLPYLDFEQTRFPIYGGLLHRRGGTARHDAVAWGYARAADRRGVDLIQNCEVTGIDIAGGRVTGVQTTRGPIRAAKVGMVVAGRSGQVAAMAGLRLPIESHVLQAFVTEGLKPVIDHVISFGMGHFYISQSDKGGLVFGGDLDFYASYASRGNLPMVEHVMEAGMTLMPMIGRAKVLRSWGGIMDMTPDGSPIIDRTPVEGLFVDAGWNYGGFKAVPASGWCMAHLMATGQPHAVAARFRLDRFATGHLLDEEGTGSQHNLH is encoded by the coding sequence ATGCGCTATTCGGGTCTGAAGGTCATCAGCGAAGGGCTGTTCGGCAACAGGGGCTGGAAACCGGCATGGCGCGACCCGGCCCCGAAGCCCGCCTATGACGCGATCATCATCGGCGGCGGCGGGCACGGGCTGGCCACCGCCTACTATCTGGCGAAGAACCACGGGCTGACCAACATCGCGGTGCTGGAAAAGGGCTATCTCGGCTCGGGCAACATCGGGCGCAACACCACCATCGTGCGGGCCAACTACCTGCTGCAAGGCAACTCCGAGTTCTACAGCCATTCGATGAAGCTGTGGGAGGGGCTGTCGGCCGACCTGAACTTCAACGTGATGCACAGCCAGCGCGGGCTGATCAACCTGTTCCACTCCGACGGCCAGCGCGACGCCTTCGCCCGGCGTGGCAACATGATGATCTCACAGGGCGACGACGCCGAACTGCTGGACCGCGAAGGCGTGCGATCCTACCTGCCCTATCTCGATTTCGAGCAGACCCGCTTCCCGATCTATGGCGGCCTGCTGCACCGGCGCGGCGGCACGGCGCGGCACGATGCCGTGGCCTGGGGCTATGCCCGCGCCGCCGACCGGCGCGGAGTCGACCTGATCCAGAACTGCGAGGTGACCGGGATCGACATCGCGGGCGGCCGGGTGACCGGCGTGCAGACCACGCGCGGGCCGATCCGGGCGGCAAAGGTCGGCATGGTCGTGGCGGGCCGGTCGGGGCAGGTGGCGGCGATGGCGGGCCTGCGCCTGCCGATCGAAAGCCATGTGCTGCAAGCCTTTGTCACCGAAGGGCTCAAGCCGGTGATCGACCATGTCATCAGCTTCGGCATGGGGCATTTCTACATCAGCCAGTCCGACAAGGGGGGCCTCGTGTTCGGCGGCGACCTCGATTTCTACGCCAGCTACGCCAGCCGCGGCAACCTGCCGATGGTCGAGCATGTGATGGAGGCGGGCATGACCCTGATGCCGATGATCGGGCGGGCAAAGGTGCTGCGGTCCTGGGGCGGGATCATGGACATGACGCCGGATGGCAGCCCGATCATCGACCGCACGCCTGTCGAGGGGCTGTTCGTCGATGCCGGGTGGAACTACGGCGGCTTCAAGGCGGTGCCCGCCAGCGGCTGGTGCATGGCGCATCTGATGGCCACCGGCCAGCCGCACGCGGTTGCCGCACGGTTCCGCCTTGACCGCTTCGCCACCGGGCATCTTCTGGATGAAGAAGGCACCGGCAGCCAGCACAACCTGCACTGA
- a CDS encoding sarcosine oxidase subunit gamma — translation MPSLIARSPLAGQAPVTRGGVTLSEWQAGRITSLAPLKGQGAALDRALAARGLAFPTPGRMVESGAARLVWTGRDQAFLIGADPAGLEGAAQTDQSDGWACLRLDGAAAADVLMRLVPMDLREMAFPPGHAARAPLNHMAMVLMRLPDGFDLLVFRSMAVSAWHELETAMTALAARAALAG, via the coding sequence GTGCCTAGCCTGATTGCCAGATCGCCCCTTGCCGGGCAGGCCCCGGTCACGCGGGGCGGGGTCACCTTGTCCGAATGGCAGGCGGGCCGCATTACGTCGCTTGCGCCGCTGAAAGGGCAGGGCGCGGCGCTGGACCGGGCGCTGGCGGCGCGCGGGCTGGCGTTTCCGACGCCCGGCCGGATGGTCGAAAGCGGTGCTGCGCGGCTGGTCTGGACCGGGCGCGACCAGGCCTTCCTGATCGGCGCCGATCCGGCGGGGCTGGAAGGTGCTGCGCAGACCGATCAGAGCGACGGCTGGGCCTGCCTGCGGCTCGACGGAGCGGCGGCCGCCGACGTGCTGATGCGGCTGGTGCCGATGGACCTGCGCGAGATGGCGTTTCCGCCTGGCCATGCCGCCCGCGCGCCGCTGAACCACATGGCGATGGTGCTGATGCGCCTGCCGGACGGGTTCGACCTGCTGGTGTTCCGGTCGATGGCCGTGAGCGCCTGGCACGAGCTGGAAACGGCGATGACCGCGCTTGCCGCGCGCGCGGCACTGGCGGGCTGA
- a CDS encoding VWA domain-containing protein, translating into METPTMNMQGTDTAQGQPRNAMAPDSGRLKRFGRDEDGALIVFSLFLFVLMSMLGGLAIDLMHYEKIRTEMSQTLDRCVLSAASLTQSLDPQGVVEDCVDKAGMAEYLSSVTVDEGLNFREVSARASADTQPFFVHMLGIEDLFAHASSTAEQRISNVEVSLVLDISGSMAGSRINNLRPAAREFIDTVLASSDPGRVTISIVPYAGHVNLGEPLESQFNVTENHTASYCIDLPPSTYGSISLSQTTPFTHAGHFDPYYSAMAPTLHFCSPRTVNTVLPLNDNATVLKAKINGLVAEGNTSIDIGMKWGSLLLDPGAQPIIEGLIGRGTVNAGYAGRPLNPAVNDVLKIVVLMTDGENTTEYRLKPGYDSGLSNVWRRNSNGALSLYHEPRSGTTKFFRLSDGKWYTTPDGGTTGATRLTYPELWAQASVSWVAMNIYSRALHGSTTSGQNTWFNTFVSAESADKNNRLQTVCNAAKAAGITVFGIGFEAPSGGRTQVRNCATSTAHYFDAKGLSITTAFRAIASQISLLRLTQ; encoded by the coding sequence ATGGAGACGCCGACGATGAACATGCAGGGGACGGACACCGCACAAGGGCAGCCCCGGAACGCGATGGCCCCGGACAGCGGGCGGCTGAAGCGTTTCGGACGTGACGAAGACGGCGCGCTGATCGTCTTTTCGCTGTTCCTGTTCGTGCTGATGTCGATGCTCGGCGGTCTGGCGATCGACCTGATGCATTACGAGAAGATCCGCACCGAGATGTCGCAGACGCTGGACCGCTGCGTGCTGTCGGCTGCCAGCCTGACCCAGTCGCTTGACCCCCAGGGCGTGGTCGAGGATTGCGTCGACAAGGCGGGGATGGCCGAATACCTGAGCTCGGTCACGGTTGACGAAGGGCTGAACTTCCGCGAGGTCAGCGCCAGGGCCAGTGCCGACACCCAGCCGTTCTTCGTGCACATGCTGGGAATCGAAGACCTGTTCGCCCATGCCAGCTCGACCGCCGAGCAGCGGATTTCCAACGTGGAAGTGTCGCTGGTGCTGGACATCTCGGGGTCGATGGCCGGGTCGCGCATCAACAACCTGCGCCCGGCGGCACGCGAATTCATCGACACGGTGCTGGCCTCGTCCGACCCCGGGCGGGTGACGATCTCGATCGTTCCCTATGCCGGGCACGTCAACCTGGGCGAGCCGCTGGAATCGCAGTTCAACGTGACCGAGAACCACACCGCCTCCTACTGCATCGACCTGCCGCCCTCGACCTACGGTTCCATCTCGCTGTCGCAGACCACGCCCTTCACCCATGCCGGACATTTCGACCCATACTATTCGGCCATGGCCCCGACGCTGCATTTCTGCTCGCCGCGGACGGTGAATACCGTGCTGCCGCTGAACGACAATGCCACCGTCCTGAAAGCCAAGATCAACGGGCTGGTGGCCGAGGGCAACACCTCGATCGACATCGGGATGAAATGGGGCTCGCTGCTGCTCGATCCGGGCGCACAACCGATCATCGAGGGGCTGATCGGCCGCGGCACCGTGAATGCGGGCTATGCCGGGCGTCCGCTGAACCCGGCGGTGAACGACGTGCTCAAGATCGTGGTGCTGATGACCGATGGCGAAAACACCACCGAATACCGCCTGAAACCGGGCTACGACTCCGGCCTGTCGAACGTCTGGCGGCGCAACAGCAACGGCGCGCTGTCGCTGTATCACGAGCCCCGCAGCGGCACGACCAAGTTCTTCCGCCTGTCGGACGGCAAATGGTACACCACGCCCGATGGCGGCACCACCGGCGCCACCCGGCTGACCTACCCCGAACTCTGGGCGCAGGCATCGGTGTCGTGGGTGGCGATGAACATCTATTCCCGCGCCCTGCACGGCAGCACCACCAGCGGCCAGAACACCTGGTTCAACACCTTCGTCAGCGCCGAGTCGGCTGACAAGAACAACCGCCTGCAAACCGTGTGCAACGCCGCCAAGGCCGCCGGGATCACGGTCTTCGGCATCGGCTTCGAGGCACCCTCGGGCGGCCGCACCCAGGTGCGCAACTGCGCCACATCGACCGCCCACTACTTCGACGCAAAGGGGCTTTCGATCACCACCGCCTTCCGCGCCATCGCTAGCCAGATCAGCTTGCTGAGGTTGACCCAATGA
- a CDS encoding sarcosine oxidase subunit delta, whose translation MRIPCPLCGPRDRREFFYYGSEDYLNRPVGDDPAAWDAYLHLRDNPAGETRDLWYHEMGCASWLLVTRNTVTHAVLDARLVAAGGEGGASGGDILAKMKSGGAA comes from the coding sequence ATGCGCATTCCCTGCCCCCTCTGCGGCCCCCGCGACCGGCGCGAGTTCTTCTACTACGGGTCCGAGGATTACCTGAACCGTCCAGTCGGCGACGACCCCGCCGCCTGGGACGCCTATCTGCACCTGCGCGACAACCCCGCCGGGGAAACCCGCGACCTGTGGTATCACGAAATGGGCTGTGCCAGCTGGTTGCTGGTCACCCGCAACACGGTGACCCATGCGGTGCTGGACGCCCGGCTGGTGGCGGCGGGGGGCGAGGGCGGAGCCTCCGGCGGGGATATTTTGGCCAAGATGAAATCCGGAGGGGCGGCATGA
- a CDS encoding Glu/Leu/Phe/Val dehydrogenase: MQVAGEPSFRESVDLMFNRAVALMDLSPGLEQKIRVCNSTYTVRFGVRLRGKIETFTGYRSVHSEHMEPVKGGIRYSLAVNQDEVEALAALMTYKCALVETPFGGSKGGLCIDPRAWDEHELEMITRRFAYELIKRDLIHPAQNVPAPDMGTGEREMAWIADQYARMNTTDINAKACVTGKPPHAGGIQGRVEATGRGVQYALREFFRHPEDAAKAGLSGDLDGKRVIVQGLGNVGYHAAKFLSEEDGAKIIAIIERDGALVDENGLRVEDVRQWIAKQGTIRGYPSAGFVESGAELLEADCDILIPAALEGVIHKGNAAAIKAPLIVEAANGPITFGADEILRAKGTVIIPDMYANAGGVTVSYFEWVKNLSHIRFGRMQRRAEEARSFLLVEELERLSNDQQLGWQLSPDFKQKFLQGSDELALVRSGLDDTMRSAYQAMREVWHTRPDVEDLRVAAYIVSIRRVAATYVSKGL; this comes from the coding sequence ATGCAAGTTGCTGGAGAACCGAGTTTCCGCGAGTCCGTCGATCTGATGTTCAACCGGGCCGTCGCGCTGATGGACCTCAGCCCGGGGCTGGAACAGAAGATCCGGGTCTGCAACTCGACCTATACGGTGCGCTTCGGCGTTCGGCTGCGCGGCAAGATCGAGACCTTCACCGGCTACCGGTCGGTCCATTCCGAACACATGGAACCCGTCAAGGGCGGCATCCGCTATTCGCTGGCCGTCAACCAGGACGAGGTCGAGGCGCTGGCGGCGCTGATGACCTACAAATGCGCGCTGGTGGAAACGCCGTTCGGCGGCTCGAAGGGCGGGCTGTGCATCGACCCCCGCGCCTGGGACGAGCACGAGCTGGAAATGATCACCCGCCGCTTTGCCTACGAGTTGATAAAGCGCGACCTGATCCACCCGGCGCAGAACGTGCCCGCCCCCGACATGGGCACGGGCGAGCGTGAAATGGCCTGGATCGCGGACCAGTATGCCCGCATGAACACCACCGACATCAACGCCAAGGCCTGCGTCACGGGCAAGCCGCCCCATGCGGGCGGCATCCAGGGCCGCGTCGAGGCCACCGGGCGCGGCGTGCAGTATGCGCTGCGCGAATTCTTCCGCCACCCCGAGGATGCGGCGAAAGCAGGGCTTTCGGGCGATCTGGACGGCAAGCGCGTCATCGTGCAGGGGCTGGGCAACGTGGGCTACCACGCCGCCAAGTTCCTGTCCGAGGAGGACGGTGCCAAGATCATCGCCATCATCGAACGCGACGGCGCGCTGGTCGACGAGAATGGCCTGCGGGTCGAGGATGTCCGGCAATGGATCGCCAAGCAGGGCACCATCCGGGGCTACCCTTCGGCCGGCTTCGTCGAAAGCGGGGCAGAACTGCTGGAGGCCGATTGCGACATCCTGATTCCGGCGGCGCTGGAAGGGGTGATCCACAAGGGCAATGCCGCCGCCATCAAGGCACCGCTGATCGTCGAGGCGGCGAACGGCCCGATCACCTTCGGCGCCGACGAGATCCTGCGCGCCAAGGGCACGGTGATCATTCCCGACATGTATGCCAATGCGGGCGGTGTGACGGTGTCGTATTTCGAATGGGTCAAGAACCTCAGCCACATCCGTTTCGGCCGGATGCAGCGCCGGGCCGAAGAGGCGCGCAGCTTCCTGCTGGTCGAGGAACTGGAACGGCTGTCGAACGACCAGCAGCTCGGCTGGCAGCTTTCGCCCGACTTCAAGCAGAAATTCCTGCAAGGCTCGGACGAGCTGGCGCTGGTGCGCTCCGGCCTCGATGACACGATGCGCTCTGCCTACCAGGCGATGCGCGAGGTCTGGCACACCCGCCCCGATGTCGAGGATCTGCGGGTGGCGGCCTATATCGTCTCGATCCGCCGGGTGGCCGCGACCTATGTGTCCAAGGGCCTCTGA
- a CDS encoding light-harvesting protein — MNNGKIWLVVNPTLGIPLLLSSVAISSFAVHYALVKNTTWLPAYYAGATSFAAAAPVVVAEPEAAAVEAAPEEAPAEAAAVEAAPEEAPAEAAAVEAAPEEAPAEAAAVEAAPEEAPAEAAAVEAAPEEAPAEAAAVEAAPEEAPAEAAAVEAAPEEAPAEAAAVEAAPEEAPAEAAAVEAAPEEAPAEAAAVEAAPEAAAVEAAPEEAPAEAAAVEAAPEAAPAEAAPAEMVWMSLPDVAIKLGEMGYQIQAISRVDDAFYLVSMTDANGMPISVYLDPTTGVPVAGPAN; from the coding sequence ATGAACAACGGCAAAATCTGGCTTGTGGTCAATCCGACCCTGGGCATCCCGCTGCTGCTGAGCAGCGTCGCGATCAGCTCTTTCGCTGTTCACTACGCTCTGGTGAAGAACACCACTTGGCTGCCGGCCTATTATGCAGGCGCGACCTCTTTCGCGGCGGCCGCTCCGGTCGTCGTGGCCGAGCCTGAAGCCGCTGCCGTGGAAGCTGCCCCCGAGGAAGCTCCTGCCGAAGCCGCTGCCGTGGAAGCTGCCCCCGAGGAAGCTCCTGCCGAAGCCGCTGCCGTGGAAGCTGCCCCCGAGGAAGCTCCTGCTGAAGCCGCTGCCGTGGAAGCTGCCCCCGAGGAAGCTCCTGCTGAAGCCGCTGCCGTGGAAGCTGCCCCCGAGGAAGCTCCTGCTGAAGCTGCTGCCGTGGAAGCTGCCCCCGAGGAAGCTCCTGCCGAAGCCGCTGCCGTGGAAGCTGCCCCCGAGGAAGCTCCTGCTGAAGCTGCTGCCGTGGAAGCTGCCCCCGAGGAAGCTCCTGCCGAAGCCGCTGCCGTGGAAGCTGCCCCCGAGGAAGCTCCTGCTGAAGCTGCTGCCGTGGAAGCTGCCCCCGAGGCCGCTGCCGTGGAAGCTGCCCCCGAGGAAGCTCCTGCCGAAGCCGCTGCCGTGGAAGCTGCCCCCGAGGCCGCTCCTGCCGAGGCTGCGCCGGCCGAAATGGTCTGGATGTCGCTGCCCGACGTGGCGATCAAGCTTGGCGAAATGGGCTACCAGATCCAGGCGATCTCGCGTGTCGACGATGCGTTCTACCTCGTGTCGATGACCGATGCGAACGGTATGCCGATTTCGGTCTACCTCGACCCGACGACCGGCGTTCCGGTTGCCGGCCCGGCGAACTGA